Within the Candidatus Saccharibacteria bacterium oral taxon 488 genome, the region AAATCTTCAGCCGCCTGCCGGTTGATGACCCAGCCGGTATGCGTGAACAATTGGTATAGTAATTCCCCGGTCGCCACCACGGTATCAGAGAGCATGGTGTGCTCAAAGCTCAGCGTTGACTCGGCGGTGTGGTGGTCGATAACTAGTACCGGATGCGTTTCCAAAAAATGCCGCGCGCCGGGTGTTTCTAAGACTTTGCTAAGCAAAATATCAGCGCTGGTATCCACGATGATGGCTAGGTCAGCGCGGGTCGGAAAATCGCCAACTACCCTGTCCCAGCCGCGAATATACCGCAGATATTTGGGGATATCGACTGGACAGTACAGCGTCACGGTTTTACCCAAATCGCTCAGCACTTCCTCCAGCGCCAAGCTAGAGCCCAGACTGTCGCCATCAGGGTTTTCGGCCTGGATGATGACGATGTTATTGGCGGATTGGATAAGTTGCTCGGCGGTATCAAACATAGTCTTATTATAGCAGATGGGATTTTCAGTGGTGTGACGGGGCTATTCGTCGCGCATGTCTTTGATCGGGTTGCGGTGGGTGTTGCGGATGAGCGGTATCAGGCACGCCAGCACGGCGGCAGCGATGATACTGAGGGCGACCGCGCCGATGACTATCCAGTCCATCGTCCAGAAATGGAAAGTTGTCGCCAAATCTTTCGGCGTCATGGCGATGCGCAGCGTCGCGGTGATTTGACTAGCCAGCAAATTGTCGGCGATATATACGACGATTAGTCCGGCAGCGATACTAAACAGCGTGGTAAGCAGTGCCACGATCATGGTGTAAACGAAATAAATTTGGCTAATATCAAGCCGCGTTGCTCCGAGCGCTCGAAAAACTGCGGATTCTTTGCGGCTGTCGGCGATAGTGCGGGAAATGATAATCAGCAAGATAAAGGCGGCGATGATCGTTACGCCGATGAATGTCCACATGATGATTGGCTTGAGGCGTTCCATGGCGTCGTAATTAACGAGTGAGTTGCTGCCGGTGGGCGACGCGAATACTACGTAGCGCGGCAGGCAGATTGATTTATTAGATTTTTGGGTTTTGGAGGCTCCGGTGGGTTCGGGTTGGGCGGCTCCTTCGCCGCAAGAAGCGGCTGCCAGGTAGCTGCGAGCTTTATTGGGGTCACTAAATTCATAGATAGCCAGCGTTTCGTCCCTGTTGGCACCGCCCTGATCATGATTGTTGGCAGCGGTTTGAATAGTCGATTCAAGTGTCATTTGTGCCGCGGTAGTCATTGAGCCGCGCGGCATGATCCAGGTGTATGCCAGGCGGGTGCTTAAAAATTGTTGTAAGAAGCTGCCGATATCGCTTTGAGTAGCTTTAATGCCGTCTGGCATCAGGCCGACGACATGAAAAGTAAATTTGGCTTGGGCGGGTTCGGGCTGGGCTGAGCCGAAAGTCTGATCAAATTGGCGCTGGTTAGCTTCGGTGCGCCTGGCTTCGGCGGAACGATTATCCTTAACGACGGCCGGCGCAGCGCAGGAATCAGCGGACGGCATGGCGTATTCGCGGTCTGGCTTGACATAATCGGCGGATGGTTTTTTAGCTTGATTGGCGGCAGCTTGGATTTGCTGTTTGGCGGTTTGCAGTAATTCTTGCGAAGCCGGGTTGCGATAACAGGCGCTGAATGTCAGCTGCCCGGCTTTTTGGCGCAATTCTTTGAGTCTTGTTAGTTGCGTGTCATTGCTGGCATTTTTATCCAGCGGCTTGAGGCCAAGCAGCGCTTCGGCGTCCTGATAGCGGATGATTAGCGGAATCTCGCTGGGTTTGGCGCTGGCGTCAGCCAGCAGATAGCCGCCCAGTAGCGATTGGTCGATGGTGGTTATACTGCCGAATTGCTGCTTAAATTCTTCCAGCGGTGTCGGCTGGTTGTTTTGCTGGCGCTTGTCGTCAAACGACTCAATTCCCCGCTCCATATAGTTCAGCATGCCATTGGCGGCGATTGATTGAATACTAAACTGCCGCACGGCGCCGCGGGTGCGGGCAAATTGCCACTGCGCGTTCGCTGTGAGGCGCGGTAATTTGGCGGTCTCCTGGCGAATAAGCCGCTGGACAATGACGCTCTGGCTGTTCGGGTACGGCGGGCTATCGGGAAACGATTGCATGATCGGTGGTTCGGATTTGGGGTCGTATGGCAGGCCGAGGCGGGCGGCCAGCGCCTGCTTGTCCTTGATCATTTGCGTGCGTTCGGCTTCGGCGCGGGCAGTTAGATTTGGGGTAAATTCAATATTATTTGGCCGAATGGCGGTTTGCGCCACCAAGTAGCGATTATTCAGGCTGCCCCGATCAAATTCCTCGATGCTCCGCTGGGCGCCCATTAGCATAGTCAGTCCCGCCAGCAGCGCCGCGAAAAGCAGCCCGGACACGACCACGGTGATGGACAAGCGAATACGCCGCACTCGGAGTTTGGTACCAGCCAGCCGCAGCGAATCGGTGATTCTAAGCATCGGCTATTCTCCCGTCCTTCAGGCGGATTTCACGATCGGCTGCTGCGGCGATGTCTGGATTGTGCGTAACGATAACGACGGTGGTGCCGAGTTCGCGGCGGATTTGGTGAAATAGGTCAATGATGCGGTCGGAATTGGCGCTGTCCAGATTGCCTGTCGGCTCGTCGGCGAGTAAAATATTCGGGCGATTGAATAAAGCGCGGGCGATGGCAGCGCGCTGAATTTGACCGCCGGAAAGTTCGCGCGGCAAATGGTGCATCCGGTCTGCTAGTCCGACCAGTTCGGCGAGTTCCTGGGCGCGAGCGCGGCGCTGCTTGGGCTTGATGCGGGCAAACATGGCGGGGATTTCCAGATTGGCGAACAGGGTTAGGAATGGCTGCAGATAAAATGATTGAAAAACAAAGCCGATTTCACGCGATCGGAACCGCGACAGTTGCCGGTCGGACAAGCGGCTGAGCGGCTGGTCGTTAATGAGGATTTGGCCAGTGGACGGCTTGTCGAGTCCACCAATGAGTTGCAATAAAGTGCTTTTACCCGAGCCGCTAGCGCCAGTGATGGCCACGAACTCGCCAGCAAAAATATCAAGGCTAACGCCATCAAGCGCCGGAATGGTCTGGTGGCCGACGCGGTAAGATTTAGCGAGGTCGGTTATGGCGATATGGCAACGGTTGGAGCGTTTTGGCGCGGCAGCGGGCGGTGTCATAACCTTAGCGGCTGGGCTAGATTTGGCGGCTGGAGGTAAATCAACTAAACCAGCCGAAACAGCCGGTTGGGCAAAGTTACGGATTGCGTCAATTGCTTCCTCGACATCGTCAAATTTCGCTAAAAATGCCGCGATATCCTCGTCGCGTGCCCTTCCCACCTCTGGTTTCATAGTTGTATTGTAGCAAAAGCAGGATGGCCTTAGCAAGCTATAATGTCCGCCGTCCTTCCAGCGCGTGCGTCAGCGTGATTTGGTCGGCGTATTCGAGGTCGACGCCGACGGGGATGCCGCGGGCGAGGCGCGAGATGGTGATGGTCAGGCCGGCCTCCTGGAGGTAGCGCTGCAAAAAGAGCGCGGTTGACTCACCCTCGACCGACGCGTTGGTGGCAATAATTAGCTCCTCGGCATTATCGCGCTTGATGCGCTCAATGAGCTCGGGGATGTGTAGCTGCTCCGGGCCGATGCCATCAATTGGTGAAATCGCCCCGCCCAGCACGTGATAGGTGCCACTATACTGCCCCGTCCGCTCCAGCGCCACGATATCCAGTGGCTCTTCAACCACGCAAATCAAGCGGCGATTGCGCGACTCGTCTTGGTATAGCGGCGACACCTCTTGATCATGATCAATTAAGGCGAACGTGACCGGACAGGTTTTAACGCGTGTGTGCAGTCGGTCCAGCGCTCGCGCTAGCTGCTCGGCCCGCCGGGCGTCACGCCGAAGCACGGCGTAGGCATAGCGCTCAGCAGTTCGCGGCCCGACACCGGGCAGCCCGCCAAATTCATCAATCAGCGTCGTCAGCGCTGCCGGTAAAATCGTCGGTTTCATTAGAACGGCAAGTTGCCCAGCCCGCCCATCAGCGGTTTCATCGTCTCGGCAGCAACTTCCTGTGCTTTGGCTAGACCGTCACGAATTGCGATTTGGATCCAGTGCTCCAGCTGCTCGATGTTATCGAGATCAACCATCTTTGGATTAATCTTGATCGACTTAATTTTCAGCTCGCCAGTGATCTGGACGATCACTGCACCGTCGCCGGCTTCTACTTCAATGATTTCTTTGCCGAGTTGTTTCTGGGCCTTGCGCAGCTGCTGCAACATCTTGACTTGGTCAAACGCCATAATTATTAATTCCTCCTTGAATTTACTTTTTCATTATACGCTATTTTCTCGCTGATTTGTAGAGGTAAAAGCGGTCAGCTTGCTCGGCGTGGCTATTGGTGACGATGCGCTCGAGTGTCCAGCCGTCAGTGTTGGGGTGCGCCATTTGTTCAGCGCGGGTGATGACGAGCGTAGTACCCTCCGCGGCCGGTTGATTGACGGCGAGTTTGTGCTTGCTATAGCGAGCGACGGTTTCGTAGAGCGGCGCCTCGTGCGGGTTGGCGACGAGAACGACGTTTTGCCTGCCGGCGATGGCTTTTTGTAGTAGTGGCAAGTCGGTGCTAAATTCATGTACTGCACCTGAAAAATGACGATACCCATTGGTAAAGCGGTCGAGGCCCGAGAGCACCATCACGCCGATGAGCGCCATCAGCATCAATAAGCCAGTAATGCGGGCGTAAGGATTACGCGGAAATAGCGAATACCATTGATTGAGCAGCGCCTCGACGCCAACGGCCAGCAGGATAAATAGCGGCAGGATGATAATGCTGGTCATTGATGGCTGCAGCACCAGCAGCGGCAAACTCAACAGCAGCCAGACGCCGATCATGTACGAACGCGCGGTGTGGTGGTGCTGGATGGTTTTGAAAAGACCAAGCACGATCAGAAACAGCGCCGAAAAGTCGAGCACTGGTGCGATCTGACCACCGATAACGGTCGGTTTAACCCAGAAATAATGATACAGCAGCAACCGCAAATTATCGACCAGCGCCCAACTGAGGCTGTGAATACCGACCAGTGATTTGAGTAGATCGTGATGTGTCGCGGCGAGGAAAATTACCGGCGCACTAGTGAGCGCGAGAACGACGATCGCTGGTAGCCACTTGAAGCGATTGCGCTTGGCGAGTAGCGCGTAGCGGGTGTGTGGGTGGATCAGCGCTACCAACAGCAGCGTCAGATGAATATACCAAAAATACGGCGTAAACAGACTCAGGCCGACCGTCGCTGCCAGCAGCAGCCGCCACAAGGCCGAGCCTTTAGCGCGCTGAACGATCAGGCTGGCAAAGAGCAGGATGAGCGCGGCATAGGTGATGTAGAGGATGTGCGGTGTGAAGCTTTGGGCAAAGAAGATTAGCTGGCCGGTGACCGTCATGATGACGAGCGACAGGATGGTGACATTGGGCTTGAACCAGCGCCGCAATAGGAAAAATACGGCGACGGCGGCGATGAATGACAGGATGAGCGACGGCAGCTTGATGGTATAGATGGTGACGCCAAATACACTGAACAGTCCACGCTGCAAGAGGTGAAATGGCAAGTTAGTTTGAGCGAGCGATCCGAGGTGACTCGGCGAAATAGCATTGGTAGTATTAAGCGCCTCAATTTCCGCCTCGGTTACGCCACCCGGGGCATACAAACTAGCGGCGGTGATGGCCGCACAAAATAGCACAACCAGCGCCATATAGCCTAGCCAATAGCGCCAGCGATAGACAGCCGAGTCGGCGAGTTTGTGCTTTTTCATTGGTATTGATTATAGCACAATTCTAGTCATGCTTGCGATCCAAGCTCATAAAACGCAGGCGCTCTGGATGGAAGTACAGCTGAATCTTGCCGACCGGGCCGTTACGGTGCTTAGCGATGATCAGGTCGGTGATGTTTTGGACTTCCGGATTGTCCGGTTCGTAATATCCTGGTCGGTAAATAAAGCTGACGATGTCGGCATCCTGCTCGATGGAGCCAGATTCGCGCAGGTCGGCTAGCTGTGGAATTGGCGGCGTGCGCGACTCAACTGAACGACTCAGCTGGCTCAGAGCGATCAGCGGCACGTTGAGCTCGCGGGCGATCAACTTCAGGCCGCGGGAAATTTCCGACACTTCCTGGACGCGGTTGCCGTTGTGATTGTTGGTGGCCTGCATCAGCTGCAGGTAGTCGACGATGATCAGGCCAATTTCGCCTTCGTGTGCCAACCGGCGAGCCTTGGTGCGCATCTCCAGAATACTGAGGCCCGGCGTATCATCAATGTAAATCGGCGCTTCGGCCATTTCGCCCATGGCCTCAGACAATTTCTCAAAATCATCGCCGCTCAGATTACCGGTACGAATATTCCAGCTATCAACGCCGGCCGCATCCGCCAGCATGCGGTCGGTCAGCTGTTCCTTACTCATCTCCAGGCTGAAGAACAGCACCGGCTTTTTCTCGATCGTCGCTACGTTGTACGCTAGGTTAGTCACCAGCGTGGTCTTGCCCATGGCCGGCCGCGCCGCCAGGATGATCAAATCCGACTTCTGCAGTCCCGCCGTCATGGTGTCCAGATCGCGGTAGCCAGTCCGCATACCGCGCAGGCTGCCCTTGTTGCGGTGAAGCTCCTCGATGCGGTCAAAACTATCGGTCAAGATGCTTTCCAGGCTGACCAGATCCTGTTTCAATGACTGGTCGGAGACGCTGAATAATTCGGCCTCGGCTTTTTCTAATAATTCCTGCGTCGTCGTCGATTCGTCGTAGCCAAGCTCGGTGATGCCGCTGCTGGCCTTGATCAGGCGCCGCCGCACCGCCGTTTGTGCCACCATTTCGGCGTATGCCGCTGCGTGCGCTGCTGTCGGCACGTAGTTGGTGAGTTCCGTCAAATATGCCGAGCCGCCGATGAGTTCCAGCTCGTCCTTGCGCTTCAGTTCATCAGTTAGGGTCAAGAGGTCAACTGGCTTATGCTTTTCAAACAGCCGCATCATACCACCAAAGATCAGCCCGTGGTTTTTGTCGTAAAAGTCAGCCGGCCGGACGATTTCCGAGGCGTCGGCCAGGACTTCCTCGTCGATGAGAATCGCGCCGAGCAGGCTTTTTTCGGCGTCTAGGTTTTGGGGCGGTAATTTGCCCGCGATGGTCTCGGTTTGGGTTGTTTCGCTCATGATAATTCCTCCAGGTTAACTTCTTCGCCGCCGCCCATTAGCTCGGCAATCTTCGCAAGCTCGGCGTCTTTGGGCGGGGCTTTTTGCCCAATTGTCGCAATATCTAGTTCGGTGCCGGCGACTTGTTGCACAATTGTCGCAATAAGCGGGCGATTCTTGGCGTCATCCAGCTTCTTTTTATTAAAGGCGTTGCCAACGTACAGGGTTAAGGTGTTGCCATCTCGCCGCCAGCTGCACTGTTGCAACAATGTCGCAATAGCGAATGACTGCTCCTTGGCGAGGGTGATGATTTTATCCCAGTCGATGTTTGTGGCGGAGGCTGGCGGATTGTCCGACGTTGGTTGATGGTCTGCCAGGGCGGCGGTGCCTGCGGTTTCCTTACCCTTAGAGATATTAGTTTGCTGATTCTTTGGGGTAGTTTTTGGCAAATTTTCTACCGGCTGCGCAGCTGGTGTTTCTGTATCAGCTGCCGATGACTCTGGCTTATCTATTGGCGATTTGGAAATGGTGAGTGGCGGTTTGGCTGTGGTTTTGGGACTGGTGATCGACGGCGATATCAGCTCGGGCGATGTGTCGGTCACCTGTTCCCTATTGTCCATAAATATCGTCAATAATTTCAAGTCCGGATGCGGATGGCGGTCGATCTCGATTAGCTGCTTGACCAATGTAATTAACTCTGGGCGCTGATGTAAGTGCGCTCGCAGTAGCGACAATAATTGACGGGACAGGACGACCGGATCGATGCCAGTTTGCTCTAGTTCACCCAGCAGGTTCAGCGCTCCCGGTGCGTCGCGCTGCTGATACAATTCCAGCAGGTTTTCCAACGTCTCGGTAGCGCTCAGCCCCAGGTATTGAGCAACGTCTGACGCGCTTAGCGGCTTATCAGGGCTGGCTAATGCCGACAATTGATCGAGCATGCTGATGCCATCGCGAAACCCGCCGCGCGAGCGCTCAGCGATCAGCCGAGCAGCGTCCGCCTCGATGGTAAAGCCTTCTTTCTCAGCAATGGTCGTCAGCTGGCGCGCCATGATGTCCGCTGGAATGGGGCGGAAAAAAAACTGCTGGACGCGGCTGAGAATGGTGGCGGGCAGCTTGTCGGCGTCGGTAGTCGCCAAGATGAATACTACGTGCTCTGGTGGTTCCTCTAGGGTCTTTAGCAGCGCGTTAAAGGCAGGCTTGGACAACATATGGACTTCGTCGATAATGTAAATTTTTTTCGGTGCAGAAACGGGCGCGACTTGAGCTTTTTCGCGCAGGGCGCGGATGTCGTCAACGCCGTTGTTGCTGGCGGCGTCAATTTCAATGATATCCAGGTGCGAGGCTTCCTCGTCGTACGGTAGCTTATTAATTTCATGCGCTAAAATTCGCGCTACGCTGGTTTTGCCCACGCCGCGCGGACCCGTCAACAAATACGCATGGGCGATTTTCCCCTGCTCCAGCGCTCGGCGCAAGATATTGGTCACGTGATCTTGCCCCAACACCTCGTCCAAGCTGCGGCTGCGATATTTGCGGTACAGTGCCTGACTCATACTTATGTATTATAGCGCAAAGTGCGGGATTAGTAAGCCGTTTTGGCGGTTGATCTAAAGACGACTCGCCTCGTGAGCACGCATTAAAACAGCGCCAGCTGTGTGCTGGGTATTTCGATGTTAATGGCGCCGTCAATTGTTTGCGCCTGGTAGCCGATGAATTTTTTCACGTTGTATGCTAATAGCTGTCCGTCATATTCAGTAATGAGCACTGAACCGATGACGCTGACGACAGTGCCAGCCATGGTTTTATGCCCCGTCATATCAATCACACTACTGAGGTCTCGACCGTCCGTGTGAAAATAATCTTCGCACATGATGAGCGTCCGATTTGGAAAATCCAGCCCCAGTTTTTGCTGAATGCGTATCAGCGTGTCAGCTAGGGCCTGCTCCGCCGCTGCAGTATCGAGCGGCCGCCTGATCAGCCCCAGCTTTTTGCTGATGGCCACTGTTTCCATGATGCCACTCAGACCGGCTATTTTCGCTTCATACTGCCGGGCGATCAACGCCGAAGCAAACGTCTCCAGCTTCACCGCCAAGCGTGCTCCCTGTTCCAGTAGCCGCCGAATGCCGCGTTCTTCCTGCGAGATACCGACTTTGATAACTCCCGGCGCGAAATATGCCAGATAGACGAAGTGCGGCTGCTGATTGATTTTTTCTTGTTGTGCCGACACCGAATCGGCGTGATAAAACGCTGGATTAAAACCAGTACGGTTACGACATTTCAGGCAGTTTTCATATTTCTCATCAACCGTGGCACCGTCAGGACAAACCTGACTGCAGTGATTGTCAAAATCCACCCAACCCGTACAATATTTGGCCGAAAAATCAAACGCCAGTGACAACTCCTGCCCCAAAACATCACCACGCTCAGTCTTGCCGTCAATCTGCCACTCCAGAAATGGCCGGTTTTTGGTATCAAAGCTGGCGTAGCTTAGCAAAAACTCCCCAGACATAGCACCATTATATCAAAAGCCGCCCGGTAACCGCCCGGGACGGCTTCAAATGTCAAACAGTCTATAGCGGCGCTTCGACAGCTGCCCAGGTGGCGTCCGGATTGTCATCAGGGATGATGATGGTGACTTGGTCGCCGACTTCGATGCGGAAGAACGTGACGCTGGCGAGCAGGATGCGATATTCGCGGCCGTTGGCTTCGACGTAGTAAACGCCGTCGTGTTGCACGAGTGTACCGATGACTTGTTTGCGCGAGACCGGGCCAATTTGCTTGTAGATAAAGCTGCCGTCTTCGGCGATGGTTAATTTCAAGATGTCGCCCTCAACAAGCTTGGATTTTGAGGCGTAGTTCGCCGGGATTGGATAATTCTTGCCATCAGGCCCCATCATCATTTGGCCATCAAACACGCCCTCAATTATCTTGCCAGCGACATCGTCCGATGAGGTTTTCGGCGTGACGACTTGCCCGTCGTCGCCAACGATGCTAATCAGCAGCTCCTTGGCTGCTGCTAAGTTAGTTTCTGCTTCTTGGATGAGCGTCCTGAGGCGCTTAACTTGCTTTTCCGGTAAATCAGACATATGGCTCGCATTCCTTGTCTATTTTGATAGTACGTGAAAGTAATATAGCACTAATTATGTGAGTGTGCAAGTCCCGCCGGCCTATTCGCATCGGCTAACGGCTCGTCTTTCCACAAGGACAACAGATAGCCAGGTAAAAATGTGGTAATTTTTACCCTTGCCAATAAAACACCGCCCGTGGTATAAGCTCCGGGCGGCATTTCTCTACGAAAACAATCGGTCGTTTCACGCAAAAATTAGCTTAACTCAACGCTAGCGCCGGCGTCCTCGAGCGTCTTCTTGGCAGCTTCAGCTTCGTCCTTTGACACCTTTTCCTTGACTGGTGCTGGTGCGCCGTCGACGATGGCCTTTGACTCGCCGAGGCCCAAGCCGGTGATTTCCTTGACTGCCTTGATGACAGCGACTTTTTGAGCACCCGCGTCCTTTAGGGTGACGGTGAACTCAGTTTTTTCATCTTCTGCGGCAGCATCGCCGCCAGCGGCTGGACCGGCCACCGCAACTGCGGCTGCAGCTGGCTCGATGCCGTATTCATCTTTCAAGTGATTCTTCAATTCATTAACTTCCAGAACTGTTAACTTGGTCAGTTCTTCAGCCAATTTTTTAATATCAGCCATGGTATTCTCCTTAGATTATTAATTATTTATCATCTCGAGTCATCCAATCTTCAACGCCTCCTCTTTTCGCGCCGGGCGCCTTCAAGGGCGCTCGGGCTGCAACGCTTTACCGGAGACTTATGAAGACCGAATAACTCGAGATGATTGATTGCTAAACTTAAGCCGTAGCTTTGGCTTCGATGCCGTCTAGTAAACCGTGCAAATTGCCACCAAGCGCGCCCACGGTGTCGTGGACTGGTGAGAGCAGCTGTGCCACAACTTCGGCAATGAGCTGGTCTTTGCTTGGCAGGCTCGCCAGCGCCTTGATGTCAGCTTCGTTGATGCTCAAGCCTTCGCCTGAGAAGCCACCGGCCAACTGCAGTGCTGGATGTGTCTTTGCAAACGTGTCCAGAACTTTCGCTGGCATGACCTCGTCGTCAGCGCTCATGGCGTAGACCAACTGGCCAACCAGTAGGTCGGTGTCAGCTTCTTTGTAGGTGTCAACGCCCTGTAGCGCTACGCGTACCAAGCGGTTTTTGACCACCTTGATGACGACGTTTGCTTCGCGAGCGGCCTTGCGCAGCTCTTGCAATTCGGCCACGCTCAGACCCTGGTACCGCGCAAATGCCGTACCTTTGGCATTCTTCAGCAGCTCGGTTAGTTCAGCAACCAAAGTTTGTTTTTTATCGCGTGAAATTGCCATAAAAATCCTTTCTTTGATTGGTTCTTGTGTGATTTGACCGATTTGTTAACGTGCGGTAATGGAGAACCTGGTTCTCGTTTTTCTGGGCATTAGCCGAGCAAACAAAAACGTCTTTGATTCTCGCACTACCAAAGACGTGATTAAAACAGTTTTGTTTCATCCCTCGGCGGCATTTTTACACCTCAGTTCCCTTCGGTCGCACGCTGTCTTTGGTAATGTTCCTTAGAATTGTAGCAGAAATGACAACGGGATGCAAGACAATGTTGGCTTTAATTTTCAGGAATATGAAAACGCGCCCTGCTTAATGCGGAGCGCGTTTATGCCAACAAGCCAACCTTACGGTGAAGTTTCAACCTTTACGCTAGGCCCCATGGTGGTGGCGACAGCGATAGATTTGACGTAAATACCCTTGAGGCTGGATGGCTTTTGGGCGT harbors:
- a CDS encoding FtsX-like permease family protein, with product MLRITDSLRLAGTKLRVRRIRLSITVVVSGLLFAALLAGLTMLMGAQRSIEEFDRGSLNNRYLVAQTAIRPNNIEFTPNLTARAEAERTQMIKDKQALAARLGLPYDPKSEPPIMQSFPDSPPYPNSQSVIVQRLIRQETAKLPRLTANAQWQFARTRGAVRQFSIQSIAANGMLNYMERGIESFDDKRQQNNQPTPLEEFKQQFGSITTIDQSLLGGYLLADASAKPSEIPLIIRYQDAEALLGLKPLDKNASNDTQLTRLKELRQKAGQLTFSACYRNPASQELLQTAKQQIQAAANQAKKPSADYVKPDREYAMPSADSCAAPAVVKDNRSAEARRTEANQRQFDQTFGSAQPEPAQAKFTFHVVGLMPDGIKATQSDIGSFLQQFLSTRLAYTWIMPRGSMTTAAQMTLESTIQTAANNHDQGGANRDETLAIYEFSDPNKARSYLAAASCGEGAAQPEPTGASKTQKSNKSICLPRYVVFASPTGSNSLVNYDAMERLKPIIMWTFIGVTIIAAFILLIIISRTIADSRKESAVFRALGATRLDISQIYFVYTMIVALLTTLFSIAAGLIVVYIADNLLASQITATLRIAMTPKDLATTFHFWTMDWIVIGAVALSIIAAAVLACLIPLIRNTHRNPIKDMRDE
- a CDS encoding ATP-binding cassette domain-containing protein; this translates as MKPEVGRARDEDIAAFLAKFDDVEEAIDAIRNFAQPAVSAGLVDLPPAAKSSPAAKVMTPPAAAPKRSNRCHIAITDLAKSYRVGHQTIPALDGVSLDIFAGEFVAITGASGSGKSTLLQLIGGLDKPSTGQILINDQPLSRLSDRQLSRFRSREIGFVFQSFYLQPFLTLFANLEIPAMFARIKPKQRRARAQELAELVGLADRMHHLPRELSGGQIQRAAIARALFNRPNILLADEPTGNLDSANSDRIIDLFHQIRRELGTTVVIVTHNPDIAAAADREIRLKDGRIADA
- the recR gene encoding recombination protein RecR encodes the protein MKPTILPAALTTLIDEFGGLPGVGPRTAERYAYAVLRRDARRAEQLARALDRLHTRVKTCPVTFALIDHDQEVSPLYQDESRNRRLICVVEEPLDIVALERTGQYSGTYHVLGGAISPIDGIGPEQLHIPELIERIKRDNAEELIIATNASVEGESTALFLQRYLQEAGLTITISRLARGIPVGVDLEYADQITLTHALEGRRTL
- a CDS encoding YbaB/EbfC family nucleoid-associated protein; protein product: MAFDQVKMLQQLRKAQKQLGKEIIEVEAGDGAVIVQITGELKIKSIKINPKMVDLDNIEQLEHWIQIAIRDGLAKAQEVAAETMKPLMGGLGNLPF
- the dnaB gene encoding replicative DNA helicase — its product is MSETTQTETIAGKLPPQNLDAEKSLLGAILIDEEVLADASEIVRPADFYDKNHGLIFGGMMRLFEKHKPVDLLTLTDELKRKDELELIGGSAYLTELTNYVPTAAHAAAYAEMVAQTAVRRRLIKASSGITELGYDESTTTQELLEKAEAELFSVSDQSLKQDLVSLESILTDSFDRIEELHRNKGSLRGMRTGYRDLDTMTAGLQKSDLIILAARPAMGKTTLVTNLAYNVATIEKKPVLFFSLEMSKEQLTDRMLADAAGVDSWNIRTGNLSGDDFEKLSEAMGEMAEAPIYIDDTPGLSILEMRTKARRLAHEGEIGLIIVDYLQLMQATNNHNGNRVQEVSEISRGLKLIARELNVPLIALSQLSRSVESRTPPIPQLADLRESGSIEQDADIVSFIYRPGYYEPDNPEVQNITDLIIAKHRNGPVGKIQLYFHPERLRFMSLDRKHD
- the dnaX gene encoding DNA polymerase III subunit gamma/tau encodes the protein MSQALYRKYRSRSLDEVLGQDHVTNILRRALEQGKIAHAYLLTGPRGVGKTSVARILAHEINKLPYDEEASHLDIIEIDAASNNGVDDIRALREKAQVAPVSAPKKIYIIDEVHMLSKPAFNALLKTLEEPPEHVVFILATTDADKLPATILSRVQQFFFRPIPADIMARQLTTIAEKEGFTIEADAARLIAERSRGGFRDGISMLDQLSALASPDKPLSASDVAQYLGLSATETLENLLELYQQRDAPGALNLLGELEQTGIDPVVLSRQLLSLLRAHLHQRPELITLVKQLIEIDRHPHPDLKLLTIFMDNREQVTDTSPELISPSITSPKTTAKPPLTISKSPIDKPESSAADTETPAAQPVENLPKTTPKNQQTNISKGKETAGTAALADHQPTSDNPPASATNIDWDKIITLAKEQSFAIATLLQQCSWRRDGNTLTLYVGNAFNKKKLDDAKNRPLIATIVQQVAGTELDIATIGQKAPPKDAELAKIAELMGGGEEVNLEELS
- a CDS encoding DUF2797 domain-containing protein, producing MSGEFLLSYASFDTKNRPFLEWQIDGKTERGDVLGQELSLAFDFSAKYCTGWVDFDNHCSQVCPDGATVDEKYENCLKCRNRTGFNPAFYHADSVSAQQEKINQQPHFVYLAYFAPGVIKVGISQEERGIRRLLEQGARLAVKLETFASALIARQYEAKIAGLSGIMETVAISKKLGLIRRPLDTAAAEQALADTLIRIQQKLGLDFPNRTLIMCEDYFHTDGRDLSSVIDMTGHKTMAGTVVSVIGSVLITEYDGQLLAYNVKKFIGYQAQTIDGAINIEIPSTQLALF
- the rplL gene encoding 50S ribosomal protein L7/L12, with translation MADIKKLAEELTKLTVLEVNELKNHLKDEYGIEPAAAAVAVAGPAAGGDAAAEDEKTEFTVTLKDAGAQKVAVIKAVKEITGLGLGESKAIVDGAPAPVKEKVSKDEAEAAKKTLEDAGASVELS
- the rplJ gene encoding 50S ribosomal protein L10 — translated: MAISRDKKQTLVAELTELLKNAKGTAFARYQGLSVAELQELRKAAREANVVIKVVKNRLVRVALQGVDTYKEADTDLLVGQLVYAMSADDEVMPAKVLDTFAKTHPALQLAGGFSGEGLSINEADIKALASLPSKDQLIAEVVAQLLSPVHDTVGALGGNLHGLLDGIEAKATA